In the Nitrospirales bacterium LBB_01 genome, one interval contains:
- the greA gene encoding transcription elongation factor GreA, whose amino-acid sequence MMERIPMTPDGYKKMKDELDRLLKVDRPQNIKDIATARAHGDLSENAEYHAAREKQSFIEGRIQELQSKTAKAQVIDPSKLKHSKVAFGAKVKLFDLETDEEKEYFLVGPDEADVKDGKISITSPVAKALLGKEVGDEVTIQAPSKIFKYEVIEIVFE is encoded by the coding sequence TTGATGGAAAGAATACCGATGACGCCAGACGGCTACAAGAAGATGAAAGATGAGCTAGACAGGCTGCTCAAGGTGGACAGGCCGCAAAACATAAAAGACATCGCAACGGCAAGAGCACACGGCGATTTGTCTGAAAATGCAGAGTACCATGCAGCTCGTGAAAAGCAGTCTTTTATAGAGGGCAGAATTCAGGAGCTCCAGTCAAAAACCGCTAAAGCACAGGTAATTGATCCGTCAAAACTCAAACACAGCAAGGTTGCCTTTGGCGCAAAGGTTAAACTTTTTGATCTTGAAACAGATGAGGAAAAGGAATACTTTCTTGTAGGACCTGATGAGGCAGATGTTAAAGACGGTAAGATATCCATCACGTCTCCGGTTGCTAAAGCTCTGCTTGGTAAAGAGGTCGGCGATGAGGTCACAATACAGGCCCCGTCAAAGATTTTCAAGTATGAGGTGATTGAAATCGTCTTTGAGTAG